The Budorcas taxicolor isolate Tak-1 chromosome 25, Takin1.1, whole genome shotgun sequence genome includes a region encoding these proteins:
- the CCND1 gene encoding G1/S-specific cyclin-D1 — protein MAHQLLCCEMETIRRAYPDANLLNDRVLRAMLKAEETCAPSVSYFKCVQKEILPSMRKIVATWMLEVCEEQKCEEEVFPLAMNYLDRFLSLEPVKKSRLQLLGATCMFVASKMKETIPLTAEKLCVYTDNSIRPDELLHMELVLVNKLKWNLAAMTPHDFIEHFLSKMPVAEESKQIIRKHAQTFVALCATDVKFISNPPSMVAAGSVVAAAQGLHLGSANGFLSYHRLTRFLSKVIRCDPDCLRACQEQIEALLESSLRQAQQQNLDPKAAEEEEEEEEVDLACTPTDVRDVNI, from the exons ATGGCACACCAGCTCCTGTGCTGCGAGATGGAAACCATCCGCCGGGCGTACCCCGATGCCAACCTCCTCAACGACCGAGTGCTGCGGGCCATGCTCAAGGCGGAGGAGACCTGCGCGCCCTCGGTGTCCTACTTCAAGTGTGTGCAGAAGGAGATCCTGCCGTCCATGCGGAAGATCGTGGCCACCTGGATGCTGGAG GTCTGCGAGGAGCAGAAGTGCGAGGAGGAGGTCTTCCCGCTGGCCATGAACTACCTGGACCGCTTCCTGTCGCTGGAGCCCGTGAAAAAGAGCCGCCTGCAGCTGCTGGGGGCCACCTGCATGTTCGTGGCCTCGAAGATGAAGGAGACCATCCCCCTGACGGCCGAGAAGCTGTGCGTCTACACTGACAACTCCATCCGGCCCGACGAGCTGCTG CACATGGAGCTGGTCCTGGTGAACAAACTCAAGTGGAACCTGGCGGCCATGACCCCGCACGACTTCATCGAGCACTTCCTCTCCAAAATGCCGGTGGCCGAGGAGAGCAAGCAGATCATCCGCAAACACGCGCAGACCTTCGTTGCCCTCTGTGCCACAG ACGTGAAGTTCATTTCCAACCCACCCTCCATGGTGGCCGCCGGGAGCGTGGTGGCCGCAGCGCAAGGCCTGCACCTGGGAAGCGCCAACGGCTTCCTCTCCTATCACCGCCTGACGCGGTTCCTCTCCAAGGTGATCAGATGTGACCCG GACTGCCTCCGTGCCTGCCAGGAGCAGATTGAAGCCCTCCTGGAGTCCAGCCTGCGCCAGGCCCAGCAGCAGAACTTGGACCCCAAAgccgcggaggaggaggaggaagaggaggaggtggacCTGGCCTGCACGCCCACCGACGTGCGCGACGTGAACATTTGA